The DNA segment GGTCGTAATAACGCCAGCACCTTTACAGTTTTCACATGCGCCCTTGGAGTTAAAACTGAATAACCCAGCGTCCACTTTATTAGCGGCAGCAAACGCTTTTCGGATAACGTCCATAATTCCCGTATATGTCGCGGGGTTAGACCTGGATGATGTTCCGACAGGGGATTGGTCAACGACGATCGCGTTAGGATGCTGACGTAAAAATACCTGATTAATCAAGGAGCTTTTACCCGATCCAGCAACGCCGGTAATGACCGTAAATACGCCCGTTGGAATATCGACACTCACGTGCTGAAGGTTATTAACATGCGCATCGGTAATAGCAAGCTTTCCTGTTGGCGTGCGGAATTCGGACTTAATAGGCAATTGGTTATTAATATGCTTGCCGGTCAACGTGTCAGCTTTTAGCAGTTCGCTATACGTTCCTTCGAAAACAACTTCACCACCTCTCGTACCAGCAAATGGCCCGACATCAACGATGTGATCCGCAGCCTTAATAACATCTGGGTCATGCTCGACAACAATAACCGTATTGCCACGGTCACGTAATTTCTTAAGCAGTTCATTTAGCCGGTGCACGTCGCGCGGGTGAAGTCCCACACTCGGTTCGTCAAAAATGTACATGACGTCTACCAGGCTGCCATTTAGGTGTTTGACCATCTTTACGCGCTGCGATTCACCACCCGAAAGAGTATCCGTCGTACGATCCAGACTAAGATAGCCCAGACCAATCTCGACAAGATTCGAAAGTCGTTCACTAACGAGCTTCACGATAGATTTTGCCGCCGGGTCATCAATCTCTTTAATCACGTCAGCAAGCTTATCGACCTGCATACTAGAAAGCTCGGCAATATTGTATTTGCCAATCTTACAGGCAAGTGCTTTTTGGCTAATACGCGCACCGTGGCAAAGCGTACATGGGCCCATCGTAATAAACGGAGCGACTGCTTTTTGGGTGCGTTCCGACATAGTCTTTAGGTCACGCATAATGTATTTACGCGTGAATTTATCGACAACCCCTTCAAAGTTCAGGTTTAGGCCAGCACCCAAATTAACCTTTACGGGCTTGGAATAATAGAGATCATCAAGTTCTTTTTCAGTGAAATCTTTTAGTTTCTTATCATTGTCAAAAAGTTTCGACGATGCGACCGTACGGAAATACCACCCGTCAACGACGTAATCAGGCATTAGGATCGCACCCGAGTTAAGCGATTCATTCATATCAAAAGCAGCTTCAAAATCGATGCTTAATTTTCTACCTAGACCGTTACACTCGGGGCACATGCCTCCTGGATCATTAAACGAAAACAGGTTGGCATAGCCGACGTACGGCTTGCCTATGCGCGAAAACAACAGACGCAGGGCAGTCGATATATCAGTCACCGTACCGACAGTTGAATGTGACCCGCCGCCTAATTGTTTTTGGTCAACGATAACCGCCATACTCAGGTTTTTAATTTCCTCAGCTTGGGGCTGGGAAATGTGCGGCAAGAAATTACGCACGAACATGCTAAAGTTTTCATTCAGCAGGCGCTGCGCTTCAGCGGCAATCGTGTCAAAAACAATCGATGACTTGCCCGACCCGGATACGCCGGTAAAGATCGTTATTTTCCGTTTAGGGATTTTGAGCGTGACATCTTTTAGATTGTTTTCGTGAGCGCCGCGAATTTCAATATATTCTTGCATAGTCATTCTATTATTCCACAGCAAAGGGTTTTTGTCTTCGTAAACAGGATGGGCAGATATCTCCCTCATACATCGTGCTACAATCAGAGAGGATAGGCGGATGCCAACAGAGACAGTTCTGCACCGCTTGGCTAGGATATATTTATGAAACAACAACAGAAAACAGCTTCGCTCCATTCATATCACTGCGTATGCGGCAAACTGCTGTTCAAGGGGCTTCTTCTCGATAGTACCGTCCAAATTAAATGCAAAAAATGCGGTGAGCTAATGTCCTTCCAGGGCAGAAATGACCAGGCTGACACGGAAGATTATTACGCGCTCATGCTCAATCGTAACGGCGATGTCGTCAGCGCGAGTTCCAATATCCTGCAATTATTCGGTTATAAATTATCGGATCTTTTATCAAAAAACTATGCCGAGCTACTCCCCGTAGTCGCGGGTACCATTGCGCGGGCGAATTTTGAGCCGTTATGGTCACTCCGAAATAAAGAACACTATTTCTTCAGAAGCAAGGTTACGCATCGCAACAAAAAAGGGGAGGCCATAGCCGGCATTGCCCAGTCAAAGTTCATCGAAGCTCCAAATGGGACTTTTCTTTTCAATGTTTTCTACCCAATGGAAGCTAAGGTAAGCACTCGGGCCGAATCAGAGTTTTCGCACCTGCGTGAATACCCGTTCATCCTGCGGATTGGCGTGGATGGAATGTGTCTCGATGCGAGCAGTGTCCGCCAGCGACCATATAATCGTCCGAGAAGTGAAATTATCGGCAAGCCTTTTACGATGTTCATGCAGGAAAGCGTTGCCGTTCGCGAAACGTTTTTGCGCCAACTTCGCACGGGTAAACCCTTTGAGCTCCTAAACAAGAAATTCGAACGGGTCGATGGCAGCACGGTCCGTCACGATACGTATTTTGCACCGAACTTTGACAAAAACGGCGAATGTGTCGATTATTCCGTCTATGTGTTCGACTACGATTTACTAAAAAACCACGAGCGACAATTTGCCTTAGACCCAATCGTGTAGTATAAATATATACATAAGAGGTTCTCGAAACCCCCAACTCTGGCTTTTGAATTCTACAAAAGTATCCGTAATCTGACTAATAACCAAGGGGAGAACGAGAATGCGCCTAAAACGTAATAATAAACTACAGATTGCTGTCATAGCCGTCCTGGCAATAGGCGGTATCTCGTTTGGAGTATTCGCGTCCACTCCAGAAGCCCACGCGGCAAGCATCGCGCGCTACGTAGCGACGACTGGCACGAACGCAGGCGACTGTTCAAATCCAGCAAGCCCATGTCTAACGGTCCAGTACGCGGTCACGAATGCCGTCGCAAGTGACGTTATCAACGTTGCGGCAGGTACGTACACCGAATCCGTCGTAGTTAATAAAGCCCTGACACTAAAAGGAGCTCAGGCTGACGTTGATGCCCGCACCCGTTCAGCCACTGAAACGATCATACGCGTACCCGATGCCGGTGCGCTTGTTCCTTTCGGAATCCGCGTTACGGCAAGTGACGTGACAGTTAACGGCTTTACGCTTACTACCGAAAGCACGACCGACCAATCGCATGCGATCGAAGTTACCAGCGGTGGAGCAGCCAACTTAAACGTACAGAACAATATCATTAAAGACAATGGCTGGGGCATTTTCGCATACTCTACTACCGACATTAATGGCCTTCGCGTTAGCAAAAACCTCTTTACGGATAACGACCGCTCGGATACTTCAACGGATCTATACCTGACAGGAAGTGTCGGTTCGGACATTGAAATATCCGACAATATAATAAAAGACAGTGACAATGGGGTCAGCGCGCCAAAAACGGCGATAAACCTTGGCGCTGACGCAGGCCAGACGCTGACGAATGTCCGGGTTTTGCGTAATACCGTCAGTAATACCGGCGGATTCCTCGTGCTCCACTCTACTGATGGTGCTACGATCGAAGGTAACACTGCAACGAACGGATCAAGAACAGCGCTTTCGCTGAACTTAAAACTAAGCAACGTCACAATTAAGAATAACAGCCTGACAAACTTCAATTACGGTGCTGAGTTTAAGACTGATTTCCCAGTAGGAGGCGCGCCTTCGACTAACGTTACCTTCAGCGGCAATACGATAACGGGATCACAACAAGCCGCGGCGGCAATACGCGCTAATTCAATCGGTACAGGCATCGTATTTACGGGTAACTCAATCACGGGAAATCCGATTGGCATCCTAAACCAAAGTACAGTCGCCGTCACCGCAAACGATAACTGGTGGGGATGTAACGCTGGTCCTGGCAACGCGGGATGTGACCCAGTGCAGGGTAACGTCACTGTCGCCTCATGGACAGGCCAAGTAATCCCTGGTGTACCAAACACAGGCACGGCAGCTCTTTCCGCTTCACCAATCGTCGTAAGCGGCATAGTCGCGGTCCTGATTCTTGCCGGAGGAAGTTACGCTGTCTATAGACTCCGCCAATAGCCAAAAGAAGGGTAAGAAAAATAGCAAAAGACCCTTTGTAATACGGCCGAAGCGGCATACGAAGGGTTATCTTTTGCTGTTTGCCTGTATGCTAGTATGCGCTGCTAGCTTTGCCGGCATACAGTTCTTGCTCCAAAAACCTCATACCCCACCGGTACAAGTAACACCCGTAAAACAGAGTGAAAAGCGCGCGCCGGTTGTCGCAGCTCCGGCTATTACCGATACACAGCCCGATGCGCAATTTCTTTCTATCCCAAAAATCGGCGTCAAAAACGCGCCAGTCGTGCAACTCGGGCTTACGAATGACGGCGCGATGGACGCGCCAAAGAATAACACCGATGTCGGATGGTATGACGGAAGCGGCAGGCCGGGTAGCGGCAAAGGGTCAGCACTCATCGACGGCCACGCAGGAGCGCCGGGCATACCGGGTGTCTTCGTAGGTCTTGGACGTCTCGCTGTTGATGATCTCTTGACGATTAACGAGAAGGGTACGGTATTTACTTATACCGTAAAGAAAATCGAAACGCTCTCCGCCGAACAGGTAGATATGCGCAAGATGATGCGATCAATCGAACCCGACAAAGAAGGATTGAATCTTATTACGTGCAGCGGCGACTTTACGCCGTCTACGCAGCGATACAGCGACCGGGTACTCGTCTACGCAGTTCGCGTATAAACATACGTACTAATTGCTACTCCGTGTTTCCAAAATGGGCTACGAATTGCCGCTGCAGCTGTGTCGTAATAGCTACGGGATCATCACGATCCGAATCAGGAAGTGAGTCAACTAACGCTGCGGCCGTCTGCAAAGGACCAAGCTGCACATGCATGGTCTGGGGACGACCCAGTACGCCCCGGCCACGCACAGCCAATGCGCCAAGAAGCTGTACATTGGAAATTTTATCCAAAGAGTAGGGCGCTATGAGTATGTCTTTTCGCGTTTCTTCGGATATGTGCTGGATGATCCTGCCGACACCAGCCCTCCAGGGGTGAGTCCTTGCATCCACCACACGGCCGGTAGGGTGTATATTAACCGTACCGCCCT comes from the Candidatus Saccharimonadales bacterium genome and includes:
- a CDS encoding excinuclease ABC subunit UvrA, whose product is MTMQEYIEIRGAHENNLKDVTLKIPKRKITIFTGVSGSGKSSIVFDTIAAEAQRLLNENFSMFVRNFLPHISQPQAEEIKNLSMAVIVDQKQLGGGSHSTVGTVTDISTALRLLFSRIGKPYVGYANLFSFNDPGGMCPECNGLGRKLSIDFEAAFDMNESLNSGAILMPDYVVDGWYFRTVASSKLFDNDKKLKDFTEKELDDLYYSKPVKVNLGAGLNLNFEGVVDKFTRKYIMRDLKTMSERTQKAVAPFITMGPCTLCHGARISQKALACKIGKYNIAELSSMQVDKLADVIKEIDDPAAKSIVKLVSERLSNLVEIGLGYLSLDRTTDTLSGGESQRVKMVKHLNGSLVDVMYIFDEPSVGLHPRDVHRLNELLKKLRDRGNTVIVVEHDPDVIKAADHIVDVGPFAGTRGGEVVFEGTYSELLKADTLTGKHINNQLPIKSEFRTPTGKLAITDAHVNNLQHVSVDIPTGVFTVITGVAGSGKSSLINQVFLRQHPNAIVVDQSPVGTSSRSNPATYTGIMDVIRKAFAAANKVDAGLFSFNSKGACENCKGAGVITTDLGFLDDSKIVCDVCEGRRFKDEVLAYKYNGKSISEALLLTVAQAIEFFDLKEIAHKLQAMHDVGLDYLTLGQPLSTLSGGECQRIKLASELHKKGSVYVLDEPTTGLHMSDISRLRDLIDRLVGDNNTIITIEHNLDIIRGADWIIDLGPEGGNKGGQIMFEGTPAELAGSKKALIAEYL
- a CDS encoding PAS domain-containing protein; amino-acid sequence: MKQQQKTASLHSYHCVCGKLLFKGLLLDSTVQIKCKKCGELMSFQGRNDQADTEDYYALMLNRNGDVVSASSNILQLFGYKLSDLLSKNYAELLPVVAGTIARANFEPLWSLRNKEHYFFRSKVTHRNKKGEAIAGIAQSKFIEAPNGTFLFNVFYPMEAKVSTRAESEFSHLREYPFILRIGVDGMCLDASSVRQRPYNRPRSEIIGKPFTMFMQESVAVRETFLRQLRTGKPFELLNKKFERVDGSTVRHDTYFAPNFDKNGECVDYSVYVFDYDLLKNHERQFALDPIV
- a CDS encoding right-handed parallel beta-helix repeat-containing protein; the protein is MRLKRNNKLQIAVIAVLAIGGISFGVFASTPEAHAASIARYVATTGTNAGDCSNPASPCLTVQYAVTNAVASDVINVAAGTYTESVVVNKALTLKGAQADVDARTRSATETIIRVPDAGALVPFGIRVTASDVTVNGFTLTTESTTDQSHAIEVTSGGAANLNVQNNIIKDNGWGIFAYSTTDINGLRVSKNLFTDNDRSDTSTDLYLTGSVGSDIEISDNIIKDSDNGVSAPKTAINLGADAGQTLTNVRVLRNTVSNTGGFLVLHSTDGATIEGNTATNGSRTALSLNLKLSNVTIKNNSLTNFNYGAEFKTDFPVGGAPSTNVTFSGNTITGSQQAAAAIRANSIGTGIVFTGNSITGNPIGILNQSTVAVTANDNWWGCNAGPGNAGCDPVQGNVTVASWTGQVIPGVPNTGTAALSASPIVVSGIVAVLILAGGSYAVYRLRQ
- a CDS encoding class F sortase — protein: MLVCAASFAGIQFLLQKPHTPPVQVTPVKQSEKRAPVVAAPAITDTQPDAQFLSIPKIGVKNAPVVQLGLTNDGAMDAPKNNTDVGWYDGSGRPGSGKGSALIDGHAGAPGIPGVFVGLGRLAVDDLLTINEKGTVFTYTVKKIETLSAEQVDMRKMMRSIEPDKEGLNLITCSGDFTPSTQRYSDRVLVYAVRV